The following are from one region of the Planctomycetaceae bacterium genome:
- a CDS encoding reverse transcriptase family protein, with amino-acid sequence MNVTAARAMTAAMLAGDWNRRQVLQRLRNCLGRTGKGTAWPAKLVALLFGPTAFPERRPAAGELTDFLRMHPAARKVTARAERGLLRWSAFARTADGAPAMWRLDHNAAWNVPSITTPAQLCDVLELSAPHLDWLADCRGLERTAEGERLRNYRYTWVRKSSGGYRLLEVPKQRLKAAQRWIASSILNRIPAHDAAHAFVSGRSPVSAARRHLSRDVVLRIDLKNFFPSIAAARVAGIFRSAGYPQRVVSLLTGLCTNCTWQSVIDLVPGDGIETAREQLRILTSPHLPQGAPTSPALANLCAYSLDVRLTGLAKKFDAFYTRYADDLVFSGGLEFRRRLQRFRIHVLAIAHNEGFEIRRRKTAVMKQDECQRITGVVVNQRPNIDRRDYDRLKAILTNCVRYGLHAQNHSGHADFRSHLQGRVAHVRAVHPNRGAKLQAILDRIPQVPNSATTTGK; translated from the coding sequence ATGAACGTTACTGCCGCCAGGGCGATGACCGCTGCGATGCTGGCCGGTGACTGGAATCGCCGACAGGTCCTGCAGCGGCTGCGGAACTGTCTTGGACGCACGGGAAAAGGCACAGCCTGGCCCGCGAAACTTGTCGCTCTGTTGTTCGGTCCGACCGCTTTTCCCGAACGTCGCCCGGCTGCCGGCGAACTCACAGACTTCCTGCGAATGCACCCCGCCGCCCGGAAGGTGACCGCTCGCGCCGAACGCGGTCTCCTGCGCTGGTCAGCCTTCGCGCGGACAGCCGACGGCGCGCCGGCGATGTGGCGGCTGGATCACAATGCAGCCTGGAATGTTCCGTCGATCACGACGCCGGCTCAGCTTTGCGATGTTCTGGAACTGTCGGCGCCGCATCTTGACTGGCTGGCGGATTGCCGGGGACTGGAGCGGACGGCCGAAGGCGAACGATTACGCAACTACCGGTATACGTGGGTCAGAAAGAGCAGCGGCGGCTACAGATTGCTGGAAGTGCCGAAACAGCGACTCAAGGCGGCTCAGCGGTGGATCGCCTCAAGCATCCTGAACAGAATTCCGGCTCACGACGCGGCTCACGCATTCGTCTCAGGCCGTTCGCCGGTGTCGGCAGCCCGACGCCATCTGAGCCGCGATGTCGTGCTGCGGATCGACCTGAAGAACTTCTTTCCGTCGATTGCCGCGGCGCGCGTGGCCGGGATCTTTCGATCCGCCGGATATCCTCAACGCGTGGTTTCGCTGTTGACGGGACTCTGCACAAACTGCACCTGGCAAAGCGTGATTGACCTCGTTCCCGGCGACGGCATCGAAACGGCTCGCGAGCAGCTTCGCATCCTGACATCTCCGCATCTGCCGCAGGGAGCTCCGACGTCTCCCGCGCTCGCCAATCTGTGTGCGTATTCGCTGGACGTCCGACTGACGGGACTGGCGAAAAAATTTGACGCTTTCTACACGCGCTACGCGGACGATCTGGTGTTCAGCGGAGGTCTGGAATTCCGGCGGCGGCTGCAGCGATTTCGAATTCACGTACTGGCGATCGCGCACAACGAAGGTTTCGAAATCCGACGGCGCAAGACCGCTGTGATGAAGCAGGACGAATGCCAGCGGATCACGGGAGTGGTCGTCAATCAGCGTCCGAACATCGACCGTCGCGACTACGACCGGTTGAAGGCGATCCTGACAAACTGCGTGCGGTACGGACTGCATGCCCAGAATCACAGCGGTCACGCTGACTTCCGATCCCATTTGCAGGGCCGAGTGGCCCACGTGCGCGCCGTCCACCCGAATCGCGGCGCGAAGCTGCAGGCGATTCTGGACAGGATACCGCAGGTGCCGAATTCGGCGACGACGACCGGAAAGTGA
- the tyrS gene encoding tyrosine--tRNA ligase, which translates to MSNIFPAVEEQLRVLTRGVEKVVPEEELAKKLQHSRDTGVPLRVKYGIDPTGIDVHLGHTVPLRKIRQFQELGHQAVIIIGNYTAMVGDPSGRDEARSKRLTEDEVEANARDYLAQVGKVVDMDRAEVHRNGNWFAKMSFADVLNLCGRVTVAQLLTRDDFAKRYREEKPIFLHECLYPVMQAWDSVEIKADIELGGTEQLYSFMLARDLQAQQGLGQQIGMMSPILVGLDGIKRMGKSLGNYIGISESPYEMMKKFMQLPDGVMTMYFELLTEVPLDNVDQLLSGHPQEAKFQLAATVIDQYHGAGQGIEAAERWRNEIRGGALPEDIPEVELSASDLDDDGTLPAFLLLKKLKLQSSNGEARRLIAQGGAKLGEEKEVILDANQQITVEDGLLVWAGKKKFCRVKRTV; encoded by the coding sequence TTGAGTAACATCTTTCCCGCCGTCGAAGAACAGCTTCGCGTACTCACACGCGGAGTCGAAAAAGTCGTTCCTGAAGAGGAGCTGGCGAAGAAGCTGCAGCACAGCCGCGACACGGGTGTGCCGCTGCGAGTCAAATACGGCATCGATCCCACCGGCATCGACGTGCATCTGGGACACACCGTTCCGCTGCGGAAAATCCGGCAGTTTCAGGAACTGGGACATCAGGCCGTGATCATCATCGGCAACTACACGGCAATGGTCGGCGATCCCAGCGGGCGCGATGAAGCTCGCAGCAAGCGGCTGACCGAAGACGAGGTCGAAGCCAATGCCCGCGACTATCTGGCGCAGGTCGGCAAAGTGGTCGACATGGACCGCGCGGAAGTCCATCGCAACGGCAACTGGTTCGCAAAAATGTCGTTCGCGGACGTGCTGAACCTGTGCGGACGGGTCACGGTGGCTCAATTGCTGACCCGCGATGACTTCGCCAAACGCTACCGCGAAGAGAAGCCCATCTTTCTGCACGAATGCCTGTACCCGGTGATGCAGGCGTGGGATTCGGTCGAAATCAAAGCCGACATCGAACTTGGCGGGACCGAACAGCTCTACAGCTTCATGCTGGCTCGCGACCTGCAGGCTCAGCAGGGACTTGGCCAGCAGATCGGAATGATGTCGCCGATTCTGGTCGGGCTGGATGGCATCAAGCGGATGGGCAAGAGCCTGGGCAACTACATCGGCATCAGCGAATCTCCGTATGAGATGATGAAGAAGTTCATGCAGTTGCCGGACGGCGTTATGACAATGTACTTCGAATTGCTGACGGAAGTGCCGCTGGACAATGTGGACCAACTGCTGTCCGGTCATCCTCAGGAAGCGAAATTCCAACTGGCAGCAACTGTGATCGATCAATACCACGGAGCAGGGCAGGGAATCGAAGCCGCTGAACGCTGGCGGAACGAAATCCGCGGCGGCGCATTGCCGGAAGATATTCCGGAAGTCGAATTATCCGCGAGCGACCTCGATGACGACGGCACGCTTCCCGCATTTCTGCTGCTGAAGAAACTGAAACTGCAGTCGTCGAACGGCGAAGCCCGGCGCCTGATCGCTCAGGGCGGCGCGAAACTTGGTGAAGAAAAGGAAGTCATCCTCGACGCGAACCAACAAATCACGGTGGAAGACGGTCTGCTGGTCTGGGCCGGCAAAAAGAAATTCTGCCGTGTCAAACGAACCGTTTAA
- a CDS encoding CPBP family intramembrane glutamic endopeptidase, whose product MPFLIAQIDAELPEITAGQIAASMLLLGALSGGIAMIVVWLVRWHSGQSMLPQARRRPLHVPLPLMIVGIVWVALLAVMALAVDDGPATDPPRVIAGADIDEGAVVDAEDPGETTDPGDAANPVTDDSPPSDDDAVPSGKSIPQREADVRGIIVTNLLFQLLMFITFGTVVLIVQQGRQRGVRRSCGSDPDRMALPKEEYGQARFVTSNPWPDLDMPNRQPAADSTSADLPETPGDLQETGVSHDTTIDGNPYAAPVAESETAERVSSAVADDIEFEKWRFTAELWWAFEVFLVALLPTILLRLFLVWILDDTSQHPFLELISEGVPWTIMALIAVMAVVVAPLTEELLYRVIVLGGFQHSGTVVTGWIASSVLFAFAHGFPDSIALLPLAFVIGYAYIRRRSYRTVVMIHFLFNGFNMLLAGMTLP is encoded by the coding sequence ATGCCATTTCTGATCGCTCAAATTGACGCGGAACTGCCCGAGATCACAGCGGGACAAATCGCCGCTTCGATGTTGTTACTCGGCGCACTCAGCGGCGGCATTGCCATGATTGTCGTCTGGCTCGTTCGGTGGCATTCGGGGCAATCGATGCTGCCGCAGGCTCGACGCCGACCGCTGCACGTTCCGCTGCCATTGATGATCGTCGGTATCGTCTGGGTGGCTCTCCTGGCCGTGATGGCTCTTGCCGTGGACGACGGACCGGCTACAGATCCGCCGCGCGTGATTGCCGGCGCAGACATCGACGAAGGCGCTGTCGTCGACGCGGAAGATCCCGGTGAAACCACAGATCCCGGCGACGCTGCCAATCCCGTGACTGACGACTCGCCGCCATCCGACGACGACGCGGTTCCGTCAGGCAAGTCAATTCCGCAGCGCGAAGCCGATGTTCGCGGGATCATTGTGACGAACCTGCTGTTTCAGCTTCTGATGTTCATCACGTTCGGAACCGTGGTGCTGATCGTTCAGCAGGGCCGCCAGCGCGGAGTGCGAAGAAGTTGCGGCTCCGATCCTGACCGAATGGCGCTGCCGAAGGAGGAATACGGTCAAGCCCGGTTTGTAACCAGCAATCCATGGCCGGATCTCGACATGCCGAATCGCCAGCCGGCAGCCGACAGCACTTCCGCGGATCTTCCGGAAACGCCCGGCGATTTGCAGGAAACCGGGGTCTCACACGACACCACGATCGACGGCAACCCGTATGCGGCGCCGGTGGCGGAATCTGAGACTGCCGAACGCGTTTCGAGCGCCGTCGCGGACGATATTGAATTCGAGAAGTGGAGATTCACCGCGGAGCTTTGGTGGGCCTTTGAGGTCTTTCTGGTAGCACTGTTGCCGACGATTCTGCTGAGACTGTTTCTGGTCTGGATTCTGGACGACACGTCGCAGCATCCGTTTCTGGAACTGATCTCCGAAGGCGTCCCGTGGACGATTATGGCGCTGATCGCCGTGATGGCCGTTGTCGTCGCGCCGCTGACGGAGGAACTGCTTTACCGTGTCATCGTGCTCGGCGGATTTCAGCACTCAGGGACAGTCGTGACGGGCTGGATTGCGTCGTCGGTGCTGTTCGCGTTTGCTCACGGTTTCCCCGATTCCATTGCACTGCTTCCGCTGGCATTCGTGATCGGCTACGCCTACATCCGTCGTCGCAGCTACCGGACGGTGGTGATGATCCACTTCCTGTTCAACGGTTTTAACATGCTGCTGGCAGGAATGACCCTGCCATAA
- a CDS encoding sugar transferase, with protein sequence MSSTAIPAIRGQYTIADPADGDRTGENPESREHERPDGEPAAVSLEVLDGFELDWLTRLHATDGRRDIRCLPARTRVLKRAIDVAGASVLLIVTLPVLLAAVVAIKLTSPGSAFFLQTRVGLNERRRLTRVNIPGHIQMCRRRRANFGRPFTIYKLRTMHTDTTKAGPSTAVDGDSRVTSVGRLLRKMRIDELPQLVNVLRGEMSLVGPRPECIEYMENLSKQIPNYLQRLGLKPGLTGIAQIENGYANDLCSYQRKVAFDLLYLQHCCIMNDLKILLRTVKVVLTGFGAL encoded by the coding sequence ATGTCTTCCACAGCAATTCCTGCGATCCGCGGCCAGTACACCATCGCCGATCCGGCGGACGGCGACCGGACTGGCGAGAACCCGGAATCGCGTGAACACGAACGGCCCGATGGCGAGCCCGCGGCTGTCAGTCTTGAGGTGCTGGACGGCTTCGAGCTCGACTGGCTGACGAGGCTGCACGCCACTGATGGTCGCCGCGATATCCGCTGCCTGCCGGCGCGCACGCGAGTCTTGAAGCGTGCCATCGATGTCGCGGGAGCATCCGTGTTGCTGATCGTCACACTGCCGGTCCTGCTGGCCGCTGTGGTTGCCATCAAGCTGACATCGCCGGGGTCAGCATTCTTTCTGCAGACGCGCGTGGGTCTGAATGAGCGTCGCCGCTTGACCCGCGTGAATATCCCCGGACACATTCAGATGTGCCGTCGCCGCCGAGCAAACTTCGGGCGACCGTTCACAATCTACAAGTTGCGAACGATGCACACAGACACCACCAAGGCCGGTCCATCAACGGCCGTTGACGGCGATTCGCGAGTAACCAGTGTCGGCCGTCTGCTGCGAAAGATGCGAATCGACGAACTTCCGCAACTGGTCAACGTTCTTCGAGGTGAAATGTCGCTGGTCGGACCGCGGCCGGAGTGCATCGAATACATGGAGAACCTGTCGAAGCAGATCCCGAATTACCTGCAGCGCCTGGGACTCAAACCGGGGCTGACCGGGATCGCTCAGATCGAAAACGGCTACGCCAACGACCTGTGCAGCTATCAGCGAAAGGTCGCCTTCGACCTGCTGTACCTGCAGCACTGCTGCATCATGAACGATCTGAAGATTCTGCTGCGAACCGTAAAGGTTGTCCTGACAGGCTTCGGAGCGCTGTAA
- the lnt gene encoding apolipoprotein N-acyltransferase — MTTDGVEKRACVLAILLPLAMPFLGGTLLGLCFDQPRICWLSFVALVPFVWTVSRQASTLWLVSAAGGLFAFHLIGLRFLPASGNLEAAQWWPWLAVCLTAFSFPFLLIGRMLSERLRLNIGLVFPLVWVALESGRSWMMAPLLGAPFPYLHAGTTLCQSSELLQCADLAGVPGLTLLVCIASAGLASLFSRFEPSARRYFRLAAVCGCILLCGWGYGFVRLRTISQTEGPTVALVSGSPVAAPERLPDSRGPLPGTSAQRVDLIVWPELAFPGTVSTNSNVPATDSALFPVIREAEKHGAVLVFGTKRCSSNPDMPYNAMCVVQPYGRNVQSYDKRYLSPGYDFQPPVARWLSFAAGTELLSPGALNWTGHTAGGRADCFSVADRIGKTQYRFCGSICYDLWFSSALRESATAGDELPDFLVNIADEVFSSGRNVSYADWALVQARLRAIETRRALVRTSGEGTSFAVDACGRVLARSATDSYVKDPVTLEIPLCDARSPYLVAGDLLPFTALAVCVWVTLAAGTARRRHLTSDAMSPVVSAGDSYADLSIIVPVFNEEQTISALLHRVRRAAPDAQVIVVDDGSSDGTHDLLQSLRQPLRLIVQRHPENSGKGTAIRTGLACADRKFTLIQDADEEYFPEDYDSLLEPMRRGVSPVVYGSRYLSSSEWPRPKRRVEDVAIRCLNLATLLLFARCITDEATCYKLFATSFLRSLDLRCRRFEFCPEVTAKVCRIGVEIVEVPVRYAPRSCVQGKKIRWQDGFAALWELIRWRFKRMPAVLTSGWHGRCP; from the coding sequence ATGACGACCGATGGTGTCGAAAAGCGAGCGTGTGTTTTGGCGATCTTGCTGCCGCTGGCCATGCCTTTTTTGGGCGGAACGCTGCTGGGCCTGTGTTTCGATCAGCCACGGATTTGCTGGCTGTCGTTCGTGGCACTCGTGCCGTTTGTGTGGACCGTCAGCAGGCAGGCATCAACGTTGTGGCTGGTGAGCGCTGCCGGGGGCTTGTTCGCATTTCACCTGATCGGGCTGAGATTTCTGCCGGCGTCCGGAAATCTTGAGGCGGCTCAGTGGTGGCCGTGGCTGGCGGTGTGCCTGACGGCATTCAGCTTTCCGTTTCTGCTGATCGGTCGCATGCTGAGCGAGCGGCTGCGTTTGAATATCGGGCTTGTGTTTCCGCTGGTCTGGGTCGCCCTCGAATCCGGACGATCGTGGATGATGGCACCTTTGCTAGGAGCACCATTCCCGTACCTTCACGCCGGCACCACGTTGTGCCAAAGTTCCGAGTTGCTGCAGTGTGCGGATCTGGCAGGCGTGCCGGGACTGACTTTGCTGGTCTGCATCGCTTCGGCAGGTCTAGCATCCTTGTTTAGCCGGTTCGAACCGTCGGCCAGGCGGTACTTCCGGCTGGCTGCGGTCTGTGGCTGCATTCTGCTGTGTGGCTGGGGATACGGCTTCGTTCGGCTTCGCACGATTTCGCAGACCGAGGGTCCGACCGTCGCGCTGGTATCCGGTTCGCCGGTCGCAGCACCAGAACGTTTGCCTGACTCTCGCGGTCCTCTGCCTGGCACGTCTGCTCAACGTGTTGATCTGATCGTCTGGCCGGAGCTGGCGTTTCCGGGCACCGTCAGCACGAATTCGAATGTTCCGGCGACAGACTCCGCGCTGTTCCCGGTTATCCGGGAGGCAGAGAAGCACGGCGCGGTTCTGGTGTTCGGTACGAAGCGGTGTTCATCGAATCCTGACATGCCTTACAACGCGATGTGCGTTGTGCAACCGTACGGCCGCAACGTTCAGTCGTACGACAAGCGGTACCTTAGCCCCGGCTACGACTTTCAGCCGCCTGTCGCGCGCTGGCTGTCGTTTGCGGCGGGAACTGAGTTGCTGAGTCCCGGTGCTTTGAACTGGACGGGACACACTGCCGGCGGTCGTGCGGACTGCTTCTCAGTCGCGGATCGCATCGGAAAGACGCAGTACCGGTTTTGCGGTTCGATCTGCTACGACCTTTGGTTTTCATCCGCCCTCCGTGAATCCGCAACGGCTGGCGACGAACTGCCTGATTTCCTGGTAAACATCGCGGATGAGGTATTCTCCAGCGGCCGCAACGTCAGCTACGCGGACTGGGCTCTCGTGCAGGCCCGGCTGCGTGCGATTGAGACACGGCGGGCACTGGTCCGGACGTCCGGCGAAGGAACATCGTTTGCGGTCGATGCCTGCGGGCGAGTTCTGGCACGTTCCGCGACGGATTCGTATGTGAAAGATCCAGTGACGCTGGAGATTCCGCTTTGCGACGCGCGAAGTCCCTATCTGGTTGCTGGAGACTTGCTGCCGTTCACCGCTCTGGCTGTCTGTGTGTGGGTAACTCTCGCTGCGGGGACGGCCCGCCGCCGACATCTGACTTCGGACGCGATGTCACCCGTCGTCTCGGCCGGTGACTCATACGCTGATCTGTCAATCATCGTTCCGGTGTTCAACGAAGAGCAGACGATCAGCGCTCTGCTGCATCGGGTTCGCCGCGCCGCTCCTGATGCACAGGTCATTGTTGTGGACGACGGCTCTTCTGACGGAACCCACGATTTGCTGCAAAGCCTTCGGCAGCCGCTGAGACTGATTGTGCAGCGGCATCCGGAGAATTCCGGAAAAGGAACCGCGATCCGAACCGGACTGGCATGTGCGGACCGGAAATTCACACTGATCCAGGACGCTGACGAAGAGTACTTCCCGGAGGACTACGACAGCCTTCTGGAGCCGATGCGGCGCGGCGTCAGTCCGGTTGTGTATGGATCCCGCTATCTGTCGTCCTCGGAGTGGCCCCGGCCAAAACGCCGGGTTGAAGACGTCGCGATTCGATGTTTGAACCTGGCAACGTTGTTGCTGTTCGCCCGCTGCATTACCGATGAGGCGACGTGCTACAAGTTGTTCGCAACGTCCTTTCTTCGGTCACTGGATCTGCGATGCCGACGATTCGAGTTCTGTCCGGAAGTGACGGCGAAAGTCTGTCGGATTGGCGTCGAGATCGTTGAAGTGCCCGTTCGCTACGCACCGCGTTCCTGCGTCCAGGGAAAGAAGATTCGCTGGCAGGATGGATTTGCGGCACTTTGGGAACTGATCCGCTGGCGTTTCAAACGGATGCCAGCGGTTCTTACGTCCGGTTGGCACGGGAGGTGTCCCTGA
- the ppk2 gene encoding polyphosphate kinase 2, which translates to MNGTARRTSQGDISPSLTAAGIENFSVSESVTAAQEAKIAAVRDIVGGVPPHDVETLARVLQAIMEGTSSDDAAILRSALLRQPQPVINGAGRSADDVLSDDWREGGYPYKNLLQRKAYEKQKYKLQVELLKLQAWVRATGERVVILFEGRDAAGKGGTIKRFMEHLNPRGARVVALEKPTEAQQGQWYFQRYVEHLPTRGEIILFDRSWYNRAGVERVMGFCDTEEYNEFMRQVPEFERNLVRSGIHLTKFWFSVSREEQRRRFKERERHPLKQWKLSPVDLASLDKWDEYTRAKEAMFHYTDSVDAPWTVVKSDCKKRARLNALRYVLHSLPYANKNLEAIGAVDPLLVGRAQVRYADKD; encoded by the coding sequence ATGAACGGGACTGCAAGGCGGACTTCCCAGGGTGATATTTCGCCGTCACTAACCGCTGCGGGGATCGAGAATTTTTCCGTTTCGGAATCGGTCACCGCGGCGCAGGAAGCCAAGATCGCGGCTGTGCGAGACATCGTCGGAGGAGTTCCGCCGCACGATGTGGAGACGCTGGCCAGAGTTCTGCAGGCCATCATGGAAGGAACGTCATCCGATGATGCCGCCATCCTGCGAAGCGCCCTGCTGCGGCAGCCTCAGCCGGTTATCAACGGAGCCGGCCGGTCGGCCGATGACGTCCTGTCCGACGACTGGCGGGAAGGCGGATATCCCTACAAGAACCTGCTGCAGCGCAAGGCCTATGAAAAACAGAAGTACAAACTTCAGGTGGAACTGCTGAAGCTTCAGGCATGGGTCAGGGCAACCGGCGAACGTGTTGTCATTCTGTTTGAAGGCCGCGACGCCGCCGGAAAGGGAGGAACGATTAAGCGATTCATGGAACACCTGAATCCCCGCGGTGCCAGAGTCGTCGCGCTGGAAAAGCCGACCGAAGCGCAGCAGGGCCAGTGGTATTTCCAGCGGTATGTGGAACACCTTCCGACTCGCGGAGAGATCATTCTGTTCGACCGTTCGTGGTACAACCGCGCGGGTGTCGAACGTGTCATGGGCTTCTGCGACACCGAAGAGTACAACGAATTCATGCGGCAGGTGCCGGAGTTCGAACGGAACCTTGTCCGCAGCGGAATCCATCTGACCAAGTTCTGGTTTTCCGTGAGTCGCGAAGAGCAGCGCCGGAGATTCAAGGAACGCGAACGGCATCCGCTGAAACAATGGAAGCTTTCGCCGGTGGACCTGGCTTCACTCGACAAATGGGACGAATACACGCGGGCGAAGGAAGCCATGTTCCATTACACCGATTCCGTCGACGCTCCGTGGACCGTCGTCAAATCCGACTGCAAGAAGCGCGCGAGGCTGAACGCCCTGCGCTACGTGCTGCACAGCCTGCCTTACGCGAACAAGAACCTGGAAGCGATCGGAGCCGTCGATCCGCTGCTGGTCGGTCGGGCTCAGGTACGCTACGCCGACAAGGACTGA
- a CDS encoding type III secretion system chaperone, which translates to MKSIVALLLPAVLVTAFSATAVHGQDSRSQAPAPAAGQLSEQDLGNALAAIGLKPTKTEKRYDFAFKTSIRGEEWKFSMSAVLSRNGEAVWVMAWLDQIPETASEVPRTALLRLLAANDRLGNGKFFAYIPTNKRFVLQRVLPNEDMSTQKMMEVLQDLAVSVADEYPTWAVANWVPKSGQDDVADGTDSGRAVPQNPAAAARGAQAPIRASEAASKFDDRRIQ; encoded by the coding sequence ATGAAATCCATCGTCGCCCTTCTCCTGCCGGCGGTGCTGGTCACCGCGTTCAGCGCCACTGCCGTCCATGGCCAGGATTCCCGCAGTCAGGCTCCGGCACCGGCTGCCGGTCAGCTTTCCGAGCAGGATTTGGGCAATGCTCTGGCCGCGATTGGTCTGAAGCCGACGAAAACGGAAAAGCGATACGACTTCGCTTTCAAGACCAGCATCCGCGGCGAAGAATGGAAGTTCAGTATGTCGGCCGTGCTGAGCCGAAACGGCGAGGCCGTGTGGGTCATGGCGTGGCTGGATCAGATTCCTGAAACCGCCAGCGAAGTTCCCCGCACCGCTCTGTTGCGTCTGCTGGCAGCGAACGACCGGCTGGGTAACGGCAAGTTCTTTGCCTACATCCCGACGAACAAGCGTTTCGTTCTGCAGCGTGTGCTTCCGAACGAAGACATGTCGACTCAGAAAATGATGGAAGTGCTGCAGGATCTGGCTGTCAGCGTTGCCGACGAATATCCGACGTGGGCCGTGGCGAACTGGGTGCCGAAGTCGGGCCAGGACGACGTGGCCGACGGGACGGACAGCGGCCGGGCGGTTCCGCAGAATCCCGCCGCTGCGGCACGCGGTGCTCAGGCTCCCATTCGAGCCTCAGAAGCCGCGTCGAAATTCGACGATCGCAGGATTCAGTAG
- a CDS encoding phosphoesterase, translating to MTNPAAAVDTSVEHVLVIPTEVFHDIGHFNGFCGEIDRYLEVILDPIHASYRPRSEMERDPSFKQLIPYCIFRCCGRIFHYQRGTNQGESRLHSKRSVGVGGHVSTLDLEGEGTPYHEGMKREIEEEVELQSAWTESCVGLINDDDTDVGKVHLGVVHIFDLDYPKVEPREESMINAGFASPEELVRELSEFETWSQICLKHLYGAK from the coding sequence ATGACAAATCCCGCCGCCGCCGTCGACACGTCCGTCGAACATGTTCTGGTTATTCCGACAGAAGTCTTCCACGACATTGGTCACTTCAACGGATTCTGCGGTGAGATTGACCGCTACCTTGAAGTCATCCTGGACCCGATCCACGCCAGCTACCGGCCTCGAAGTGAAATGGAACGGGATCCGTCATTCAAGCAACTGATCCCGTACTGCATTTTTCGCTGCTGCGGTCGGATCTTTCACTACCAGCGAGGAACGAATCAGGGCGAATCGAGGCTGCATTCGAAGCGGTCGGTGGGGGTTGGTGGACATGTCTCGACGCTTGATCTTGAAGGCGAGGGGACTCCCTACCACGAAGGCATGAAACGCGAGATTGAAGAAGAAGTGGAGCTGCAGTCCGCGTGGACGGAATCCTGTGTCGGACTGATTAACGACGATGACACCGACGTCGGGAAGGTGCATTTGGGCGTGGTTCACATTTTCGACCTGGACTATCCCAAAGTCGAACCACGGGAAGAGTCGATGATAAACGCAGGATTCGCATCACCGGAGGAACTGGTGCGCGAACTGAGTGAATTCGAGACCTGGTCGCAGATTTGTCTCAAGCACCTTTACGGCGCGAAGTGA